A portion of the Candidatus Aramenus sp. CH1 genome contains these proteins:
- a CDS encoding DNA polymerase IV (Dpo4; involved in translesion DNA polymerization; belongs to Y family of polymerases; does not contain proofreading function): MIVALADIDYFFAQVEEILNPSLRGKPVVVCVYSGRTKDSGAVATANYEARRLGVKAGMPIIKAKEIEPNAVYLPMRKELYKEVSKRVMSILAKYADKVEVASIDEAYLDISGKARNYDEAYALMKKMKEEVREREGLTMTVGVAPNKAFAKVIAERSKPNGLGILREEEVPQFISTLDISEVPGVGKVLEERLRGIGVNKLGDVLKVNAESLVKAVGKKKANYLLSLANNTYNEPVKERKVKHQGRYVTLKSNTRQLEEILPYLRRAIDEAYAKVDGIPKSIAVVAIMEDLDIVSREKSFTYGLDKVKALEEARKLLEKILQEDKRKLRRVGVKLGKIYKSTTLDKFFNL, translated from the coding sequence ATGATCGTAGCTCTGGCCGACATAGACTACTTCTTTGCCCAAGTTGAGGAGATCCTCAACCCTTCCCTTAGAGGAAAGCCAGTCGTGGTCTGCGTTTACTCTGGAAGGACTAAGGACAGTGGAGCTGTGGCAACTGCAAATTACGAGGCCAGGAGGCTGGGCGTTAAGGCCGGTATGCCTATAATAAAGGCGAAGGAGATAGAGCCAAACGCAGTTTACTTGCCAATGAGAAAGGAGCTTTACAAGGAGGTGAGCAAGAGGGTCATGTCGATCCTGGCCAAGTACGCGGACAAGGTTGAGGTCGCCAGCATAGACGAGGCGTACCTAGACATCAGCGGAAAGGCGAGGAACTACGACGAAGCTTACGCCTTGATGAAGAAGATGAAGGAAGAGGTCAGGGAGAGGGAGGGACTAACCATGACCGTCGGCGTTGCCCCCAACAAGGCCTTTGCCAAGGTCATTGCAGAGAGGAGTAAACCCAACGGGCTTGGAATACTAAGGGAGGAGGAAGTCCCCCAGTTTATTTCCACCCTCGACATCTCCGAAGTACCCGGCGTAGGGAAAGTGCTAGAGGAGAGGCTAAGAGGAATAGGGGTTAACAAGCTAGGTGACGTGTTGAAGGTAAACGCGGAAAGTTTGGTTAAGGCGGTGGGCAAGAAGAAGGCTAACTACTTGTTGTCCTTGGCCAACAACACCTATAACGAGCCGGTAAAGGAGAGGAAAGTAAAGCACCAAGGGAGGTACGTGACCCTCAAGTCCAACACGAGGCAGTTGGAGGAAATCCTCCCCTACCTAAGGAGGGCCATAGATGAGGCCTATGCCAAGGTCGATGGGATACCCAAGAGCATTGCGGTGGTAGCTATAATGGAGGACCTCGACATAGTCAGCAGGGAGAAGAGCTTCACCTATGGCCTGGACAAGGTGAAGGCGTTGGAAGAGGCGAGGAAGTTACTCGAGAAGATACTCCAGGAGGACAAGAGAAAGCTAAGGAGGGTAGGCGTAAAGTTAGGGAAGATATACAAGTCGACCACTCTAGACAAGTTCTTCAATCTTTAA
- a CDS encoding RNA 3'-terminal phosphate cyclase, which produces MIEIDGSFGEGGGEILRTSLTLSALTGKPFKLYNIRAKREKPGLQRQHLAAVRVVKQLCNAVTKGDYLGSAELVFTPGRPLEEGEITYDVGSAGSVTLISVAVIPILLNRNVKLTLIGGTDVPKSPPIDYIRLVYMRILEMIGIKGNVILVKRGHYPRGGGIIRLEDFRGDPHKFEITKFGELQKVIGIAHVSSLPQHIAERERSSAVQVLRRITDNIKIEVDVRVNESEGTGITLAAIGESMMGADSLGEKGKRAEKVGEEAAISLISELKSGGAVDSHMSDMLMVYAGLFGGIFVGAKLTSHASTNYEIVKKFVNRQIEVKDDSPFTFEAK; this is translated from the coding sequence ATGATCGAGATAGATGGGTCTTTCGGCGAAGGTGGAGGAGAGATTCTACGAACTTCCCTTACGCTCTCAGCCCTCACTGGCAAGCCCTTTAAGCTGTACAACATAAGGGCTAAAAGGGAAAAACCCGGGTTACAAAGACAACATCTCGCGGCCGTGAGGGTAGTGAAACAGTTGTGTAACGCCGTGACTAAGGGCGATTACCTGGGCTCAGCTGAGCTGGTGTTCACCCCGGGGAGGCCGCTGGAGGAGGGGGAGATAACCTACGACGTAGGGTCTGCGGGGAGCGTGACTTTGATCTCTGTCGCTGTTATCCCCATATTGCTCAACAGAAACGTGAAGTTAACGTTGATAGGCGGTACCGACGTTCCCAAGTCTCCTCCCATTGACTACATTAGACTAGTTTACATGAGGATCTTGGAAATGATAGGCATAAAGGGCAATGTAATCTTGGTGAAAAGGGGACACTACCCCAGGGGAGGGGGCATAATTAGGCTAGAGGACTTCAGGGGAGACCCGCATAAGTTTGAGATCACCAAGTTTGGCGAGTTGCAGAAGGTCATCGGCATTGCCCACGTGTCCTCCCTTCCCCAGCACATAGCGGAGAGGGAAAGGAGTTCCGCAGTTCAAGTTCTCAGGAGAATTACAGATAACATAAAAATAGAAGTGGACGTCAGGGTCAACGAAAGCGAGGGCACTGGAATAACGTTGGCCGCAATAGGAGAGAGCATGATGGGGGCTGACTCACTGGGAGAGAAGGGAAAGAGGGCGGAGAAAGTAGGGGAAGAAGCTGCGATCTCCCTTATCTCGGAACTTAAGAGCGGAGGGGCAGTTGACAGTCACATGTCCGATATGTTAATGGTTTACGCTGGTCTTTTTGGTGGAATATTTGTCGGGGCCAAGCTCACTTCCCACGCCAGCACCAATTACGAGATAGTTAAGAAGTTCGTTAATAGGCAAATAGAGGTTAAGGATGACTCTCCTTTCACATTTGAGGCAAAATGA